In Rhodospirillaceae bacterium, the genomic stretch TGCGTTCCTGATCCTGCTTGGCACGCTGCACATCGTTAAAGGCATCAATTACTTCTTTGGGCGGATCCACCTTTTGCAGCTTAACCTCGGCAATGGCAACGCCAGCCTTATATTCATCAAGAATAGTTTGCAGAAGGGCCTTTGTTTTGGATTCAACTTGCTGACGTTCCTTGGTCAGTGCGTCCTCAAGCTTGGTCCGACCAATCACTTCACGGATGGCACTTTCTGCAACAATTTTCACCGTTGCTTGTGGATCGCGGATATTAAATAAGTACTCGGCAGCGTTCTTGATCCGCCATTGAACAACAAAATCAATATCGATGATATTCTGGTCACCAGTTAGCATCAGGCTTTCCACAGGTACATCCCGCGTAATCGCCCGGTGATTTGATTCACCCTGGCTTCTAAAACCGATCGCGACAGTGTTGGTCACATCAACATTCGGCGTAAACACTTGGCCAATTGGTGCTGGGAACCAAATGTGAAGACCGGGACCTGTTTGTTTTACATAGCGCCCAAACAAGAGCTCGACGCCTTGGACACCCGGTTCCACACGATAAACACCGCTGAAGGACCAAAGTCCGACAAGAACCAGCAAGATCAGCGCGAGCCCTTTGCCGCTGCCAAAGCCGCTTGGCATCGCCTTTTTAAATTTATCCTGGCCGCGACGCAGCATTTCCTCGATGTCGGGGGGTTGCCCGCCCGGTCCCGTTGGTCCGCGACCACCGCCACCGCCGCCGTTGCCGCCGCCCCAAGGTCCTTGACCGCCGCCTTGTGGAGTCCAAGCCATAAATTCGTCC encodes the following:
- the hflK gene encoding FtsH protease activity modulator HflK encodes the protein MAWTPQGGGQGPWGGGNGGGGGGRGPTGPGGQPPDIEEMLRRGQDKFKKAMPSGFGSGKGLALILLVLVGLWSFSGVYRVEPGVQGVELLFGRYVKQTGPGLHIWFPAPIGQVFTPNVDVTNTVAIGFRSQGESNHRAITRDVPVESLMLTGDQNIIDIDFVVQWRIKNAAEYLFNIRDPQATVKIVAESAIREVIGRTKLEDALTKERQQVESKTKALLQTILDEYKAGVAIAEVKLQKVDPPKEVIDAFNDVQRAKQDQERKINEAVAYSNDVVPRAKGEAAKMLQEAQAYKARVIDEATGEASRFLSVYNAYKGNKAVTKRRIYLERMQDVLKNSEKVIIDQGKGGGSGVVPYLPLPELKKRSEGKK